A DNA window from Cutaneotrichosporon cavernicola HIS019 DNA, chromosome: 2 contains the following coding sequences:
- a CDS encoding uncharacterized protein (integral to membrane protein), which produces MQETDFDTPPRSATPTAPPLSRSTSSLSGIASLGVDRVGENWSEGLVLLDVIETFFDSRLDLWERRLKQSSRKIKRRAAELVPKGLRTPKGSMVVLDDSDDSGNHILTKRHLPHKHDVERELSRFKVKVADRVNRLSASWASDSVVRTREKLSFVLGVCTLAGTCLLWGLSPTWFPVVYTVQAIIYLTWRVYSYKKQHFHYFLFDLCYFVNILDMTWLWFFPSSTVLFICCYCLTMGPLASAIITWRNSLVFHSIDKVTSLFIHIYPPLVFGIILFRYPNAGERYPGIVHVDDYGWIERIALSAVPYCLWQLTYWKEFISVDRHEKIASGQRENSFHYLLHDKHNPIGRALRGIPEGHRETWFIFGQLIYSIVFMIPASVLFLHSEMATYICLSVLFLVSTWNGATFYVEVFGRKFARELEKLRKEMDAMSATSSNSSGRTPSNPSTPTADENMPVEDRLDALANSPLILPGTNTPDVPEIPPLDRPKAE; this is translated from the exons ATGCAAGAAACCGACTTTGACACCCCCCCTCGCTCCGCGACACCGACCGctccccccctctcccgctCCACATCCTCCCTAAGCGGCATCGCAagcctcggcgtcgaccgcgtcggcgagaacTGGTCCGAGGGCCTAGTTTTGCTCG ACGTAATCGAGACCTTCTTCG ACtcgcgcctcgacctctggGAACGGCGGCTCAAGCAATCGTCCCGCAAAATCAAGAGGCGtgcggccgagctcgtcccAAAGGGCCTGCGTACACCCAAGGGGTCCATGGTCGTGCTTGATGATAGCGACGATAGCGGGAATCATATTCTCACGAAGCGCCATTTGCCGCATAAACATGATGTGGAGCGCGAACTGTCACGGTTCAAGGTCAAGGTTGCGGACAGAGTTAATCGTctctcggcgagctgggctAGCGACTCGGTCGTCCGCACCCGCGAGAAGCTAT ccttcgtcctcggcgtctgCACCCTCGCCGGCACCTGCCTCCTCTGGGGCCTCTCGCCAACCTGGTTCCCCGTCGTGTACACCGTCCAAGCTATCATCTACCTTACATGGCGCGTGTACAGCTACAAGAAGCAACACTTCCACTACTTCCTCTTCGA CCTGTGCTACTTTGTCAACATCCTCGACATGACCTGGCTCTGgttcttcccctcctccaccgtCCTGTTCATCTGCTGCTACTGCCTCACCATGG gccCGCTCGCTAGCGCCATCATCACGTGGCGCAACTCGCTCGTTTTCCACTCCATCGACAAGGTCACCAGCCTGTTCATCCACAT ttACCCTCCATTAGTGTTTGGCATCATTCT ATTCCGTTATCCCAATGCAGGTGAACGGTATCCCGGCATCGTACACGTTGACGACTACGGTTGGATCGAGCGCATCGCGCTGTCCGCCGTCCCGTACTGCCTGTGGCAGCTGACGTACTGGAAG GAGTTCATCTCCGTCGACCGCCACGAGAAGATCGCCAGCGGTCAGCGCGAGAATTCGTTCCACTA CCTTCTGCATGACAAACACAACCCCATCGGTCGCGCGTTGCGCGGTATCCCAGAAGGGCACCGCGAGACGTGGTTCATCTTTGGGCAGCTGA TCTACTCGATCGTCTTCATGATCCCCGCCTCTGTGCTGTTCTTGCACAGCGAGATGGCGACCTATATCTGTCTTTCGGTGCTCTTCCTTGTAAGCACGTGGAACGGCGCGACGTTCTACGTCGAGGTGTTCGGGCGCAAgtttgcgcgcgagctcgagaagctccgcaaggagatggacgcgaTGAGCGCGACATCCTCCAACAGCTCTGGCCGCACGCCGAGCAACCCGTCTACGCCGACCGCCGATGAGAACATGCCGGTTGAggaccgcctcgacgcgctggccAACTCGCCCCTCATTCTCCCGGGCACCAACACCCCAGACGTACCCGAGATCCCGCCGCTCGACAGGCCCAAGGCCGAGTAA